The following coding sequences are from one Culex quinquefasciatus strain JHB chromosome 1, VPISU_Cqui_1.0_pri_paternal, whole genome shotgun sequence window:
- the LOC6035328 gene encoding NADH dehydrogenase [ubiquinone] 1 subunit C2, whose product MYGGKSPTELLSGTHSKSWLYDKWAPTAGGLFGFLGACYVNWGIGRPVFSGIQRHVIATVSVGALALTVDKWRTQYLAEKDATLRHYIELHPEDFPTPERKKFADVFEYWQPIR is encoded by the exons ATGTACGGTGGAAAAAGTCCAACGGAGCTGCTGTCGGGAACCCACTCCAAGTCGTGGCTGTACGACAAGTGGGCCCCCACAGCGGGTGGACTTTTTGGCTTCCTGGGAGCGTGTTATGTCAACTGGGGAATCGGACGGCCTGTTTTCAGCG GAATCCAACGGCATGTGATTGCGACAGTGTCCGTCGGTGCTCTTGCGCTTACTGTCGACAAGTGGAGAACTCAATATTTGGCCGAGAAGGATGCCACTCTGCGGCACTACATTGAGCTGCACCCGGAAGATTTCCCAACTCCCG aaCGCAAAAAGTTTGCTGACGTGTTCGAGTACTGGCAGCCAATCCGTTAA
- the LOC6035329 gene encoding uncharacterized protein LOC6035329, translating to MSSVSREHAAEIDSKIGIIRRKVANFACGYTPETNSRVEPSKEYLSKANKELEEIESSCVEFIQTSAVLDGLIQEADEMATKIFARLSETFADFGLDMPTYADEDIPVGIPLEKLVLLEEEEEELDQTIIGTPSELTASDDSEASDVDFKPNIFITRPSDSGGPPSWTPMIKTKVCRTIAMSRLALE from the coding sequence ATGTCCAGCGTGAGCCGAGAACATGCTGCCGAAATAGATTCTAAAATTGGCATAATCCGCAGGAAAGTCGCAAACTTTGCCTGCGGTTACACACCGGAAACCAACAGCAGAGTCGAACCGTCTAAGGAGTATCTTTCGAAGGCAAACAAAGAACTCGAAGAAATTGAATCGTCGTGTGTCGAGTTTATTCAGACATCAGCTGTGCTCGACGGTCTTATTCAAGAAGCGGACGAAATGGCTACCAAAATCTTTGCGCGCCTTAGCGAAACTTTTGCCGATTTCGGATTGGACATGCCGACCTACGCGGACGAGGACATACCGGTGGGAATCCCGCTGGAGAAGCTTGTGCTGCtagaggaagaggaggaggaacTGGATCAGACAATAATCGGGACACCTTCCGAGCTGACCGCATCCGACGATAGCGAGGCCAGCGATGTGGACTTTAAACCAAACATTTTCATCACTCGACCTTCGGATTCCGGCGGACCACCTTCGTGGACACCAATGATTAAGACTAAGGTTTGCCGAACTATTGCGATGAGTCGTTTGGCGCTTGAATAA